One part of the Verrucomicrobiota bacterium genome encodes these proteins:
- the rplO gene encoding 50S ribosomal protein L15, with protein sequence MRLHNLTPRPGAKHRRKRLGSGESSGHGKTSGRGGKGQTARSGSSIRSTFEGGQMPLIRRVPKRGFNNARHATVYSPVNLADLNAFDDGSRVDETVLRTAGLANGKSAGIKILGGGDLTKKLTVAAHAFSATAKAKIEAKGGVCETVGRKPPVAATPEAKK encoded by the coding sequence ATGCGTTTACACAATCTCACACCTCGTCCGGGAGCCAAGCATCGCCGTAAGCGTTTGGGTTCAGGTGAATCCAGTGGTCACGGCAAAACCAGCGGTCGCGGCGGCAAAGGCCAGACCGCCCGCTCCGGGAGTTCAATTCGCAGCACCTTTGAAGGCGGTCAGATGCCGCTTATCCGGCGCGTTCCCAAGCGTGGTTTTAATAATGCCCGTCATGCCACAGTTTACTCACCGGTAAATTTGGCCGATTTAAATGCCTTTGACGACGGTTCACGGGTGGATGAAACGGTGTTACGCACTGCCGGTCTGGCGAATGGAAAGAGTGCCGGCATCAAAATTCTTGGTGGGGGCGATCTGACGAAAAAATTAACGGTGGCGGCGCACGCCTTCAGCGCGACCGCCAAGGCCAAAATCGAAGCCAAAGGCGGCGTATGCGAAACGGTGGGCCGCAAGCCACCCGTTGCGGCGACGCCCGAGGCGAAGAAGTGA